One Desulfuromonas acetoxidans DSM 684 genomic region harbors:
- a CDS encoding sensor histidine kinase: MIETNFAPARRLTQEELASQLKVISDSEVVSVLLNSVGGLFAIVNEQRQVLSLNDKFIKMLGITDPYEFFGLRPGEVLHCIHSDEMPGGCGTSKSCSTCGAVLAMLSSLKTDQAAEETCALTMKAEQGCNELYLRIRSQPIRIEGYRLLFLFIQDITVDQQRAVLEKTFYHDINNLLNGLYGASNLLLRGKSIEKYSQVIHNLSERLIKEVEVQKMLSKHTAEASLQKTDVATDNLLAEIRSFYSHHPAAEKTHLEIVTSEQNVHVYSDVSLVMRVLCNMITNALEASTDNEVVKVWMSKVADRVIFHVHNNQVIPKNVQLRLFEKNFSTKTDEGRGLGTYSMKLIGEKLLGGKVRFISADPEGTTFTFSLPVMD; the protein is encoded by the coding sequence ATGATTGAAACGAACTTTGCTCCGGCTCGGCGTTTGACTCAGGAAGAGCTTGCCAGCCAATTGAAGGTTATCAGTGATAGTGAGGTTGTGTCGGTTTTGCTGAACTCGGTGGGGGGGTTGTTCGCAATTGTGAATGAGCAACGCCAGGTTTTGTCTTTGAACGACAAGTTCATAAAAATGCTCGGTATCACTGATCCTTACGAATTCTTTGGCTTACGTCCCGGTGAGGTGTTGCATTGTATCCACTCTGACGAAATGCCCGGCGGTTGCGGAACGTCAAAATCCTGTTCCACCTGTGGTGCGGTGTTGGCCATGCTTTCAAGTCTGAAAACAGACCAGGCTGCTGAGGAAACCTGTGCCCTGACCATGAAGGCTGAGCAAGGATGTAACGAATTGTATCTGCGCATCAGATCTCAACCGATTCGGATCGAAGGCTATCGACTGCTGTTTCTTTTTATTCAAGATATTACCGTTGATCAGCAACGCGCCGTTTTGGAGAAAACGTTTTATCACGATATCAACAATTTACTCAATGGACTGTATGGTGCCAGCAATCTTCTTTTACGCGGTAAAAGTATTGAGAAGTACAGTCAGGTGATTCATAACTTGAGTGAACGACTCATCAAAGAGGTTGAAGTGCAGAAAATGCTTTCAAAGCATACTGCCGAGGCCTCATTGCAAAAGACAGACGTTGCAACGGATAATCTTCTAGCTGAAATTCGTTCTTTTTACAGTCATCACCCCGCCGCTGAAAAAACACATCTTGAGATTGTTACGAGTGAGCAGAATGTGCATGTGTACAGTGATGTTTCTCTTGTGATGCGCGTACTTTGTAACATGATCACCAATGCACTCGAAGCGAGCACTGATAATGAAGTGGTGAAGGTATGGATGTCGAAGGTGGCAGACCGGGTCATCTTTCATGTGCACAATAATCAGGTTATTCCGAAAAATGTTCAGTTACGTCTTTTTGAAAAGAATTTCAGCACGAAAACTGATGAAGGACGCGGTCTGGGAACCTATTCAATGAAGTTGATCGGCGAGAAGTTATTGGGTGGAAAGGTCAGATTTATTTCTGCGGATCCCGAGGGAACCACCTTTACCTTTTCCTTGCCGGTGATGGACTGA